One Catalinimonas alkaloidigena DNA window includes the following coding sequences:
- the rpoN gene encoding RNA polymerase factor sigma-54 — MQKLGLNQTLSQKLSPQQIQFIKLLQIPTAELMSRVEQELESNPALEEGREEPESSTDEYDDLPDDDYSAEEEINLDDYLRDDDIAGYKMQGDGPNPDDDDREMPIARGTSLTESLLTQLDYLPFDERRKAIGRQLIGSIESDGYIRRDLESIANDLAFSQNIDTTPEEVERILLMIQQFDPPGIAARDLQECLVLQLERRTDNYEVAGLALQIVEECFDEFTKKHYEKIQRKLDVDDQDLLRDAINMITRLNPKPGEVTSGNVKTQYIIPDYILTENNGKLELSLNSRNAPELKISRSYADLLDTYDKSDKKDKKIKETVTFVKQKLDAAKWFIDAIKQRQQTLLKTMNAIIRYQYDFFLTGDESRLKPMILKDIAGEIGMDISTVSRVANSKFVQTEFGVYPLKYFFSEGIATDSGEDASSREVKAVLKEMIDKENKSRPLSDDKLGKMLQEKGYNIARRTVAKYREQLNIPVARLRKEL; from the coding sequence ATGCAGAAACTCGGGCTAAATCAGACGCTCTCGCAGAAGCTCTCTCCGCAGCAGATTCAGTTTATCAAGCTGTTGCAAATCCCAACGGCCGAACTGATGTCGCGCGTGGAACAGGAGCTGGAGAGCAATCCGGCGCTGGAAGAAGGGCGGGAGGAGCCTGAGTCGTCGACGGACGAATACGACGACCTGCCGGACGACGACTATTCGGCAGAAGAGGAAATCAACCTGGACGATTACCTGCGCGACGACGACATTGCGGGCTACAAAATGCAGGGCGATGGTCCTAATCCGGACGACGACGACCGGGAGATGCCCATCGCCCGCGGCACGTCCCTGACCGAAAGCCTGCTGACGCAGCTCGACTATCTGCCGTTCGACGAGCGGCGCAAAGCCATTGGCCGCCAGCTGATCGGCAGCATCGAAAGCGACGGGTACATCCGCCGCGACCTGGAGTCGATCGCCAACGACCTGGCGTTCTCGCAGAACATCGACACCACGCCCGAAGAGGTGGAGCGGATTCTGCTCATGATCCAGCAGTTCGACCCGCCGGGCATTGCCGCGCGCGACCTGCAGGAGTGCCTAGTGCTGCAACTGGAACGGCGCACCGACAACTACGAAGTGGCGGGACTGGCGCTGCAGATTGTGGAGGAGTGTTTCGATGAGTTTACCAAGAAGCACTACGAGAAAATTCAGCGGAAGCTGGACGTGGACGATCAGGACCTGCTGCGCGACGCGATCAACATGATCACGCGGCTGAATCCCAAGCCGGGGGAAGTGACGTCGGGCAACGTGAAGACGCAGTACATCATCCCCGATTACATCCTGACCGAAAACAACGGGAAGCTGGAGCTGTCGCTCAACTCGCGCAACGCCCCCGAACTGAAAATCAGTCGCTCGTACGCCGACCTGCTCGACACTTACGACAAGAGCGACAAAAAAGACAAGAAAATTAAGGAGACGGTGACGTTCGTCAAGCAGAAGCTCGACGCCGCCAAGTGGTTCATCGACGCCATCAAGCAGCGGCAGCAGACGTTGCTCAAAACCATGAACGCCATCATCCGTTATCAGTATGATTTCTTTCTGACGGGCGACGAAAGCCGCCTCAAGCCGATGATTCTGAAGGACATCGCCGGCGAAATCGGGATGGACATCTCGACCGTGTCGCGGGTGGCGAACAGCAAGTTTGTCCAGACGGAGTTTGGCGTCTATCCGCTGAAGTATTTCTTCTCGGAGGGCATCGCGACCGACTCGGGCGAAGATGCAAGTAGCCGCGAAGTCAAGGCCGTTTTGAAAGAAATGATTGACAAAGAAAACAAAAGCCGACCCCTTTCGGACGATAAACTGGGCAAAATGCTACAAGAGAAAGGCTATAACATCGCCCGCCGCACCGTAGCCAAATACCGTGAGCAGCTCAACATTCCGGTAGCCCGGCTGCGCAAAGAGCTTTAA
- a CDS encoding ATP-dependent DNA helicase RecQ produces MSSTTSPSPDIHRILQHYWGYEQFRPLQEDIIRAVLAGRDVLALMPTGGGKSLCFQVPTLALEGLCVVVTPLIALMKDQVYQLQQRKIKAYALHSGMSRREIDITLDNCVYGQVRFLYLSPERLQSELVQERIRRMPVRLLAVDEAHCISQWGYDFRPPYLEIGAFRTLLPGVPCLALTATATEVVQHDIIDKLHMDGPLVFQKSFARANLSYSCFEEENKEQRMLQILQKVPGSAIVYVRNRRRTKELAHLLLKHKISASYYHAGLDHAQRNERQDHWIKGRTRVMVATNAFGMGIDKPDVRLVVHMDLPDSLEAYYQEAGRAGRDEQKAYAVALYNSADLAELERHAEHSYPPVKQMREVYQKLANSLQIAVGSGQYASYDFDLGEFQKNFDLPPVDTYYALKRLEQEGFIQLNESFFSPSRLCFTIDHKALYEFQVANRTLDPIIKLLLRAHGGELFSQFVNIKEAQLAHHLHLPEAEVRRQLQQLHQLNVVVYEPRKDKPQVTFLTERHDAARLPLNQVFLDEMRRRELLRIGAVRHYATQHLRCRTMMFQEYFGEVPEKPCGICDCCLEKKRTAAPAQPTQLRDQISALLQQKPLRPEQVVKQMPTVRAQEVFETIREMVDVGMIRVDTSGKLTY; encoded by the coding sequence ATGTCGTCTACTACGTCGCCCTCGCCCGATATTCACCGGATTTTGCAGCACTACTGGGGATACGAACAGTTTCGCCCCCTGCAGGAAGACATCATCCGTGCGGTGCTGGCGGGGCGGGATGTGCTGGCGCTGATGCCGACGGGCGGTGGCAAATCGCTCTGCTTTCAGGTGCCCACGCTGGCGCTCGAAGGGCTTTGTGTGGTGGTCACGCCGCTGATCGCCCTCATGAAAGACCAGGTCTACCAGTTGCAACAACGGAAGATTAAGGCCTACGCGCTTCACTCGGGCATGAGTCGCCGCGAGATCGACATCACGCTCGACAACTGCGTCTACGGACAGGTCCGGTTCTTGTACCTCTCGCCCGAGCGGCTGCAGAGCGAACTGGTGCAGGAACGCATCCGCCGCATGCCGGTGCGGCTGCTGGCCGTCGACGAGGCGCACTGCATCTCGCAGTGGGGCTACGACTTCCGTCCGCCCTACCTGGAAATCGGGGCGTTTCGGACGCTGCTGCCGGGCGTGCCCTGCCTGGCGCTGACCGCTACCGCTACAGAAGTGGTGCAGCACGACATCATCGACAAGCTGCACATGGACGGGCCGCTGGTGTTCCAGAAGAGTTTCGCGCGGGCCAACCTGTCCTATTCCTGTTTCGAGGAAGAGAACAAGGAACAGCGGATGCTCCAGATTTTGCAGAAGGTGCCCGGCTCGGCCATTGTGTACGTCCGCAACCGGCGGCGCACCAAAGAGTTGGCCCATCTGCTGCTGAAACATAAGATTTCGGCCAGTTACTACCATGCCGGGCTGGACCACGCCCAGCGCAACGAGCGGCAAGACCACTGGATCAAGGGCCGCACGCGGGTGATGGTGGCGACCAACGCCTTCGGGATGGGCATCGACAAACCCGACGTACGGCTGGTGGTGCACATGGACCTCCCCGACTCGCTGGAGGCGTATTACCAGGAGGCGGGCCGTGCCGGGCGCGACGAACAGAAAGCCTACGCGGTGGCGCTTTACAATTCGGCCGACCTGGCCGAGCTGGAACGCCACGCTGAGCATTCGTACCCCCCGGTCAAGCAGATGCGGGAAGTCTACCAGAAGCTGGCCAACTCGTTGCAAATTGCGGTGGGCAGCGGCCAGTACGCCAGCTACGATTTCGATCTGGGCGAGTTCCAGAAGAACTTCGACCTGCCGCCCGTCGATACCTACTACGCCCTGAAGCGCCTCGAACAGGAAGGCTTCATCCAGCTCAACGAAAGCTTTTTCAGTCCGTCGCGGCTCTGTTTCACCATCGACCACAAGGCCCTGTACGAGTTTCAGGTTGCCAACCGCACACTCGACCCTATCATCAAGCTGCTGCTCCGGGCCCACGGCGGCGAGCTGTTTTCGCAGTTTGTCAACATCAAAGAGGCGCAACTGGCCCACCACCTGCACCTGCCGGAGGCCGAAGTCCGGCGGCAACTGCAACAGCTCCACCAACTGAACGTGGTGGTGTACGAACCGCGGAAAGACAAGCCTCAGGTAACGTTTCTGACCGAGCGGCACGATGCCGCCCGCCTGCCGCTCAACCAGGTGTTTCTCGACGAGATGCGCCGCCGCGAACTGCTGCGCATCGGGGCTGTGCGCCACTACGCCACGCAGCACCTGCGCTGCCGGACCATGATGTTCCAGGAGTATTTCGGGGAAGTTCCGGAGAAGCCCTGCGGCATTTGCGACTGCTGCCTGGAGAAAAAACGGACAGCGGCCCCGGCCCAGCCTACGCAGCTGCGCGACCAGATTTCAGCCCTGCTGCAACAGAAGCCCCTGCGCCCCGAACAGGTCGTCAAACAGATGCCGACGGTCCGTGCGCAGGAGGTATTCGAAACCATTCGCGAAATGGTGGATGTGGGGATGATTCGTGTAGATACTTCCGGAAAACTTACGTATTGA
- a CDS encoding enoyl-CoA hydratase-related protein, with amino-acid sequence MYTHLLYDLADGVATITLNRPDVYNALHMEMSLELQDAFRQAGDDAAVRVVVLTGAGKGFCSGQDLKAVQGQRAFSFSETVRKQYNPLILGMRKLPKPIIGRINGVAAGAGCSLALACDFLIAAEEAYFSELFVGIGLVLDSGSSFFLPRLVGSARAFEYSTMATKLSGKEAAAVGMINRAVPAHQLDAAVQQVAGYYAQAPTKTVGLIKQLLNRSYESSLETMLEQEAQLQDQAGATDDHREGVRAFLEKRPPRFQGH; translated from the coding sequence ATGTACACCCATCTTCTTTACGATCTTGCCGACGGCGTGGCCACCATCACGCTGAACCGCCCCGATGTCTACAATGCCCTCCACATGGAGATGAGCCTGGAGTTGCAGGACGCCTTTCGGCAGGCGGGCGACGATGCCGCCGTGCGCGTGGTCGTGCTGACCGGAGCGGGCAAAGGCTTTTGCTCCGGGCAGGATCTGAAAGCGGTGCAGGGGCAACGCGCATTTTCGTTTTCGGAAACGGTCCGCAAACAGTACAATCCTCTGATTCTGGGCATGCGGAAGCTGCCCAAACCCATCATCGGCCGCATCAACGGCGTGGCGGCCGGGGCGGGCTGTTCGCTGGCCCTCGCGTGCGACTTCCTGATCGCCGCCGAAGAAGCCTATTTCTCCGAACTGTTCGTTGGTATCGGCCTCGTGCTCGACTCGGGTTCCTCGTTCTTCCTGCCCCGGCTGGTGGGTTCCGCCCGCGCCTTCGAATACAGCACCATGGCCACGAAGCTCTCCGGGAAAGAGGCCGCCGCTGTAGGGATGATCAACCGCGCCGTGCCCGCCCATCAGCTCGACGCGGCCGTACAGCAGGTGGCGGGCTATTACGCCCAGGCGCCCACCAAAACCGTCGGGCTGATCAAGCAGTTGCTGAACCGCTCGTACGAGTCGTCGCTGGAAACCATGCTGGAACAGGAAGCCCAGTTGCAGGACCAGGCCGGCGCGACCGACGACCACCGCGAAGGCGTGCGCGCTTTCCTCGAAAAGCGGCCTCCGCGCTTCCAGGGGCACTAA
- a CDS encoding Glu/Leu/Phe/Val family dehydrogenase: protein MAYIEPAPIKDKENPLESMMSRFDIAAQILGLDDATYNVLKSPTKQVIVSLPITMDDGRKRVFEGYRVIHSNILGPAKGGIRFDPDVNLDEVKALAAWMTWKCAVVDIPYGGAKGGICCNPRAMSAGEIERLMRAYTSAMMGIFGPDRDIPAPDMGTGPREMAWLMDEYSKAQGITVNAVVTGKPLVLGGSLGRVEATGRGVMVSALSAMEKLKLNPAKATCAVQGFGNVGSISAKLLHERGVRIKAVSDITGAYYNDNGIDIEEAIAYKEANNGTLDGYQHAEKIPADDLLTLSVDVLVPAAKEDVITMANVDKIQARLIVEGANGPTSARADAIINEKGIMAVPDILANAGGVTVSYFEWVQNRLGYKWGLDRVNRRSDRIMRDAFDHVYQTAVKYNIPMRIAAYVVAIDKVAKTYQFRGGY, encoded by the coding sequence ATGGCCTATATTGAACCCGCTCCAATCAAGGACAAAGAGAATCCGTTGGAGTCCATGATGTCGCGTTTCGACATCGCTGCACAAATCCTCGGCCTGGACGACGCCACCTACAACGTCCTGAAGTCGCCCACCAAACAAGTTATCGTTTCGCTTCCCATCACGATGGACGACGGCCGCAAACGCGTCTTCGAAGGCTACCGTGTGATTCACTCCAACATTCTGGGACCCGCCAAGGGCGGCATCCGGTTCGACCCGGACGTGAATCTGGACGAAGTGAAGGCACTCGCCGCCTGGATGACCTGGAAGTGCGCCGTGGTCGACATTCCGTACGGAGGCGCCAAAGGCGGCATCTGCTGTAACCCCCGCGCCATGTCGGCTGGCGAAATCGAACGCCTCATGCGCGCTTACACCAGCGCCATGATGGGCATTTTCGGCCCGGACCGCGATATTCCGGCGCCTGACATGGGCACCGGTCCCCGGGAGATGGCCTGGCTGATGGACGAATACTCCAAAGCGCAGGGCATCACCGTCAACGCCGTGGTTACCGGTAAGCCCCTCGTCCTGGGCGGCTCGCTCGGACGCGTCGAAGCAACCGGCCGTGGCGTGATGGTTTCCGCCCTTTCGGCCATGGAAAAACTGAAGCTGAACCCCGCCAAGGCCACGTGTGCCGTTCAGGGGTTCGGCAACGTCGGCTCCATCTCGGCCAAACTGCTGCACGAGCGGGGCGTCAGGATCAAAGCCGTCAGTGACATCACCGGCGCGTATTACAACGACAACGGCATCGACATCGAAGAGGCAATTGCTTATAAAGAAGCGAACAACGGTACGCTGGACGGGTATCAGCACGCCGAAAAAATTCCGGCCGACGACCTGCTGACGTTGTCTGTCGACGTGCTGGTGCCCGCCGCCAAAGAAGACGTCATCACGATGGCCAACGTCGATAAAATTCAGGCGCGCCTGATTGTGGAAGGGGCCAACGGGCCTACTTCGGCACGGGCCGACGCCATCATCAACGAAAAGGGCATCATGGCCGTACCCGACATCCTGGCCAACGCCGGCGGGGTAACCGTTTCGTATTTTGAATGGGTGCAGAACCGCCTGGGCTACAAATGGGGACTGGACCGGGTCAACCGGCGCAGCGACCGCATCATGCGCGATGCCTTCGACCACGTGTACCAGACCGCCGTCAAATACAACATTCCGATGCGCATCGCCGCCTACGTGGTTGCCATCGACAAAGTGGCCAAAACCTATCAGTTTCGCGGCGGCTATTAA